A segment of the Nostoc sp. TCL26-01 genome:
CTAACTAGATATTGCTTTTGGCTCTGGCTAGGGATAGCAATCATCATCCTCTTGTTACTTTAAACAATTAGTTAATGAGTATAGGACAAGGAGACAGGGGACAAGGGGACAAGAGGATAAGGGGACAAGGGGACAAGGAGACAAGAAAAAAATTCTTGATTACTCTTTCCCCCCTCTCCTCCTCCCCCCCCTCTCCCCTACGGTGTACACACAAGTCTTATAAAGTTGTCCAAAAACGTTTTGATCCTCCCTAGCCCTTAAAAAGGGGGGAATTAGATTTAAAGTCCCCCTTTTTAAGGGGGATTTAGGGGGATCAGATAACATTTCGTATTGAGCCTAGAGATGTGTGTACACTGTAGCCCCCTCTCCCCCTCCTCCCCTCTCCCCCCCTCCCCTCCCCTCTCCCCCTCCTCCCCTCTCCCCAGCCCCCCTCTATGGCTACACCTGCCAAAACAGTTGAAATCCTTTCCCCAGAAGACCTCCGTCGGACTTTAACACGTCTAGCATCGCAGATTGTGGAAAGAACACGTGATTTATCACAACTAGCACTTATCGGTATTTATACTAGGGGTGTGCCGTTAGCTGAATTGTTAGCCCGGCAGATTGAGACACTGGAAGGTATTAATGTTGCCGTGGGAGCATTAGACATTACCTTTTATCGAGATGATCTCGACCAAATCGGGTTGCGAACTCCAGCAAAAACTAACATCCCTTTTGACTTGACAGGGAAAACAGTGGTGTTAGTAGATGATGTGATTTTCAAAGGGCGCACGATTCGCGCTGCGTTGAATGCTGTCACTGAGTACGGTAGACCAGAGCTAATTCGTTTAGCTGTGTTAGTTGATAGGGGTCATAGAGAATTACCAATTCATCCCGATTTTATTGGCAAGCAGCTACCCACAGCCAAAGAAGAGGTAGTGAAGGTTTATCTGCAAGATTGGGATGATAGAGATGCAGTAGAGTTAATTGGCTATTAGTTCTGGAAATTGGTAGCCCAAAGCTAGATTTTTATCCCTACCTATGACACAGATCACAGCTTTTTGGTACTTAAAGCAATAACATACGTGATATTTACCAAATCAACCCTGTAGTTCCTGACAAAAAATATGCAAAATTATAGTCTGCTTTCATCAACATAGTTGATTGATTTTTACTATCTATACACCTTAGCTACGGAGAATTTTGTAGACATTCGTCCACCTGTAAAGGATGAACTAGGGGTGATAGCAGCCATGAAAAATCAATTGTCATATGCAACAAGCTACCGATATTGTCCTGACAATATTTAGAGGCTGAGGAAGATATATGTCATATCTACAATTGGGATGTTAATTTTTTCATCCTTGGGCAATATTTGTCTTTTGGGTTAAAGCCGTGAAGACAAAGAAAATATAGTTTGAAGTTGGGAAACTGCCACTAGAAGCCACAGGAGGAAGCAATGGACAAAAGTCCAATCAGAGTGCTTTTAGTTGACGATGACGAAAAATATTATCTTTTGATGCGGAATTGGTTCAGTGAGTTTCGGGTAGCTAGTTGTGAGTTGGCATGGGTAGATAATTATGAGGCGGCGAAGGAAGCGATCGCTCATTACCAACATGATATATATCTGATAGACTACCGTCTAGGAATTCACAGTGGTTTAGAACTGTTACGCGAAGTTATTGCTCATGGCTGCAAATCTCCGATCATTTTGCTCACTGGTCAAGGAGACTGGAAAATAGACATAGAAGCCATGAAAACAGGAGCAGCCGATTATCTGGAAAAAAGTCAATTGAATGCACCTCTTTTGGAGCGTTCTATTCGTTATGCTATTGAACGTAAGCAAACAGAACAACAAATCCGCGCCCAAGCAGCTTTACTTGATGTGGCTAACGATGCCATTTTTGTACAAGATTTAGACCAGCAAATTTTATTTTGGAACAAAGCAGCACAGTTACTTTACGGTTGGACACCAGAAGCCGCAACTGGCCGTAAAACTCAAGAACTTTGGCAAGAAAAAAATATATCTTTGTTACAAAAAGCACTTACACAATTGATAAAAAATGGCTCTTGGAAGGGAGAATTATATCAAATAACTAAATCTGGTAGAGAAATTATTGTCGAAAGTCGCTGGACATTAGTACGTGAATTTGGACACAAACCTCAATCTATTCTAGTTGTCAACACGGAAATTACCCAAAAAAAACAACTAGAAGCGCAATTTCTCCGCGCCCAAAGACTAGAAAGTATCGGTACACTAGCCAGTGGAATTGCTCATGATCTCAACAACGTCCTTGCTCCCATTTTAATGACAGCTCAACTTTTAGAATCACAAATTCAAGATGAGCGATCGCGCCGAATATTACCTATATTAATTACTAATGCTAAACGTGGAGCTAATTTAGTTAAGCAGGTTTTGTCTTTTACTCGTGGTCTTGAAGGTGAACGCACTCTGTTGCAATTAAAGCATTTAATCACAGAAATTCAGCAGGTAATTAAAGAAACATTTCCCAAATCAATTGAAGTGACTACTCAATCACCTCAAAATCTTTGGACTGTTTCTGGTGATGCGACTCAATTACATCAAGTCTTGATGAATTTGTGTGTCAATGCTCGTGATGCCATGCCCAGAGGTGGAGAGCTAAAAATTATTAGTGAAAATCTCTTAGTTGATGAAAACTACGCCAGAATGAATCTGGATGCCAAAATAGGCCCCTATGTGGTAATTACTGTAACTGATACCGGAACTGGTATTCGTCCAGAAATATTAGATAGAATATTTGAACCATTTTTTACTACTAAAGAACTCGGTCAAGGTACAGGACTCGGTCTTTCAACTGTACTAGGTATTATTAAAAGTCATGGCGGTTTTATCAACGTCCACACAGAAGAAGGAAAAGGTAGCCAATTTAAAATATATCTCCCTGCACAAGAAGCAAAAGAAACCTTAGAAGAAGCAGAATTAAACTTACCTTCAGGAAATGGAGAATTAATTTTAGTTGTAGATGATGAAGCCGCCATTAGAGATATTACTAAAACATCTTTAGAAAGCCATAATTACAAAGCCATTACAGCTAGCGATGGCATTGAAGCCATAGCTTTATATGCAGAACATCGTCATGAAATATCTCTAGTTTTAACAGATATGGTGATGCCATCAATGGATGGATTAACTACTATTAAGACGTTACAAAAAATTAATCCTCAAGTCAAAATTATTGCTGTGAGTGGACTAGCCACTACAGATAAAGTAAACACTGCTCATAAAATGGGTGTACACGCATTTTTATCTAAGCCTTATACAGCAAATCAATTATTACAAACAATTAGTAATATTAAACATAAAAATAGTTGAAGTAGTATTGGCTGTAGGTTGGTTGGAGGCTTTGCGTAACCCAACATTCTTAGGACTTTGTTGGGTTTCACTATCGCTCAACCCAACCTACTTTTCTTAGAAATTGCTATAAAACCTCTCTCCCTAAAAAGGGTTGCAACACCTCCGGTATCAATACCCTGCCATCAGGCTGTTGATAATTTTCCAGTATAGCTGCCATTGTCCGTCCGACAGCCAAGCCAGAACCGTTGAGGGTATGCACAAACTGAGTACCTTTCTTGCCAGCCTCTTTAAACCGAATATCAGCTCGTCGCGCTTGAAAATCTACCATATTGGAACAGCTAGAAATTTCCCGGTACTTACCAGAAGACGGTAGCCAAACCTCTAAATCGTAGGTTTTAGTCGAGGAAAAACCTAAATCACCACTACATAAATTGATGACTCGGTAAGGCAAACGCAAAGCTTGTAAAATCGCTGCGGCATTTTCTACCAATTTTTCCAACTCATCAAAGGAACTACTGGGATGAACAAATTTCACCAACTCCACTTTGTTGAATTGATGTAAGCGAATTAATCCCCGCATATCCCGCCCATAACTACCCGCTTCCCGACGGAAACAGGGAGTATACGCACAGTGATAAATTGGTAAGTCTTCAGCCGCGAGAATTTCTTCTCTGTATAAGTTCGTTAGCGGAACTTCTGCTGTGGGAATTAGCCACAAATCATCATCAGCGCATTTAAAGCTTTCTTCCGCAAATTTAGGTAACTGACCTGTGGCTGTTAAAGAATCAGTATTTACTAAAAGTGGTGGACTGACTTCTACATACCCAGCTTGAGTTTGTGTTGTCAGCATGAAGTGAATTAATGCCCTCTCTAAAGCCGCACCAGCCCCTATCAGGTTGACAAAGCGACTTTGAGCAACTTTTACGGCACGCTCTACGTTGAGAATACCCAGCTTTTCGCCGATTTCCCAGTGGGGTAAGATATTTGGATGCTGGGGTATGTACTCATCGCCCCAACGGCGCACCTCTACGTTTTCTTCCTCACTTTTACCAACAGGTGTAAATTCGCTGGGTAAATTGGGAATTGCGAGTAATAGTCTTTCTATTTCTGCTTTGAGTTCTTTTTCTTGTGGTTCTAGTTCGCTCAGTTGAGCTTTCACAGCATTACCCTCATCCCGCAGAGTTTGAATTTCTGAGTCTTGAGGGTTGACACCTGATTTTACCTTCTGCCCAACGAGTTTACCAATTTCATTACTCCGAGCTTGGAGTTGACTACGACTCATCTCCAATTCTCGTTGTTGCTTATCTAACTGCAATATTGGTTGAATATCATACTTACCACTGCGACTATCCAACCGTTCCTGAATTAGTTGGGGATTTTCCCGTATTTGCTTAATATCCAGCACAAATTTTTCTCAGTCTTTAGCTTAGAATTTTGTTTACCAATACAGTTAACACATTAGAATTCAGCATATATTAATTTTGGCTGGCTGGAACTGGAAATTTCATTTTGATGGAAAAAGACATAAGTCTAAAAAGAGGATAAAATTTTCAGTTAGTTTTGACCACAGAGGCACGTTCGCAAAGCGTCTCGCAGAGAAGACACGGAGAGAAAAGCCAAGCCTGCTATTTTACGGGCGATTGATGCGATTGATTAGCCACAGTGAGGCTACAAGCCCGGCAAAGTGGGCAGAAACAGTGTTGGTGTTTGCTTGTACTACCAACATATCTAAACCGCTAATGATGCGGGTAGGGTCAAATAATTGGGTGGTTATGGCTTGAGGTGATATGGATCTGGCTACCAGTGTACCAACGATCGCCTGCGCTCCTAATAATGTCACCAGTGTTCCCCCCAAGTTGATCCATAGTCCCATGCGTAAGATTTGTATTGTCTCAGCTTTGCGGGGACGGTTACTAGGGTTGGATGAGAGCAGTTGATTACCTATCCTGGTGTAGCGGTAGGCTAAATAGATGCCTGCACCAAGAATGACTAATCCACATACTGCTAAAAATACCCCAAAACCAGTTCCCGGATTGTTATTAGGACTACCAGCTCTTTGACTAAAAATCGCAAATAGCAGAACAATAATTCCCGAAATTACACCTAGTACTAGCTGAATCCAAAAGCTAATCCAGCCAGTGAGGCGAAAAGTTTGGGCAATTGTACGGAGATTAGAGGAGGAAGGAGCTTCAGGGTTTGGTGACATAATACAAAAAGGCGATCGCCACAAAAATCATACACCCATGCTGTCGGCTTGGCGCTGCTCTCAAATAGTATCTTTATAAGACTTACGCCGTGTCACCAAATTTTCTGACTTTTTTGTCAATAGTCAACAGTCCAAAAAAAACTTGATTTTGACTATGGACTATGGACTATTGACCACCCTCAGAAGGATTTCTTGGTTGAGTGCGTAAGTCCTATCTTTATTACTGGTATACTTTCTGTTAAAAAAAGTATTGATGAACTTTTACAGAGTTACAGACAAAACAGCGTTTTACCTGTAAAATTTCTTCGATGGCATCTTAACGTTTAAGCAGCTCTATACTCACTTAGCATTACTCAACACCAAGATAGAGGTACAACCACTATCTTCATTGCTCCTCACCACACTCATTAGAGCTTGCAGGGAGTGCTGAATCCAGCTCTCCTCAGATTTTGCTGTTCGTCCCACACTTTCAACAGTCTGGGTCTTTATGTGTTTTTACACCTGGGAAATTCTGCCTAAGTAGCGCTATATACTTACTCGGAAGCGAGTATTACTATATACTGACTACAAAAATTAGATTTCAACTGAGAAATACTTTTAGCCATTAACTAACTTATGAAACTTGAGGATATATATCAATTCTTTGAGAATCCTCCGCCAACTTACCTCTGCCAGGAATTAGCGATTTGCTATATTCTGTATGTTTTACTACAAGGTGAATCTTACGGAACTGAGTTAATCCAACAATTAGAAACTGAACATCCTACCTATCGGCTGTCAGATACTGTGCTATACAGTGCGATTAAATTTTTAGAAGACAACCGAGCCATAAATGGGTATTGGAAAAAGCTCGAAGGCCGAGGAAGACCAAGGCGGATGTACCAAGTTTCTCCAGAATGGCAAGTGCAAGCACAGGATTTAGCTCAACTTTGGCAAAATTACATTGGGGGAGGACAAATTAATAA
Coding sequences within it:
- the pyrR gene encoding bifunctional pyr operon transcriptional regulator/uracil phosphoribosyltransferase PyrR, which codes for MATPAKTVEILSPEDLRRTLTRLASQIVERTRDLSQLALIGIYTRGVPLAELLARQIETLEGINVAVGALDITFYRDDLDQIGLRTPAKTNIPFDLTGKTVVLVDDVIFKGRTIRAALNAVTEYGRPELIRLAVLVDRGHRELPIHPDFIGKQLPTAKEEVVKVYLQDWDDRDAVELIGY
- a CDS encoding response regulator → MDKSPIRVLLVDDDEKYYLLMRNWFSEFRVASCELAWVDNYEAAKEAIAHYQHDIYLIDYRLGIHSGLELLREVIAHGCKSPIILLTGQGDWKIDIEAMKTGAADYLEKSQLNAPLLERSIRYAIERKQTEQQIRAQAALLDVANDAIFVQDLDQQILFWNKAAQLLYGWTPEAATGRKTQELWQEKNISLLQKALTQLIKNGSWKGELYQITKSGREIIVESRWTLVREFGHKPQSILVVNTEITQKKQLEAQFLRAQRLESIGTLASGIAHDLNNVLAPILMTAQLLESQIQDERSRRILPILITNAKRGANLVKQVLSFTRGLEGERTLLQLKHLITEIQQVIKETFPKSIEVTTQSPQNLWTVSGDATQLHQVLMNLCVNARDAMPRGGELKIISENLLVDENYARMNLDAKIGPYVVITVTDTGTGIRPEILDRIFEPFFTTKELGQGTGLGLSTVLGIIKSHGGFINVHTEEGKGSQFKIYLPAQEAKETLEEAELNLPSGNGELILVVDDEAAIRDITKTSLESHNYKAITASDGIEAIALYAEHRHEISLVLTDMVMPSMDGLTTIKTLQKINPQVKIIAVSGLATTDKVNTAHKMGVHAFLSKPYTANQLLQTISNIKHKNS
- the serS gene encoding serine--tRNA ligase, which codes for MLDIKQIRENPQLIQERLDSRSGKYDIQPILQLDKQQRELEMSRSQLQARSNEIGKLVGQKVKSGVNPQDSEIQTLRDEGNAVKAQLSELEPQEKELKAEIERLLLAIPNLPSEFTPVGKSEEENVEVRRWGDEYIPQHPNILPHWEIGEKLGILNVERAVKVAQSRFVNLIGAGAALERALIHFMLTTQTQAGYVEVSPPLLVNTDSLTATGQLPKFAEESFKCADDDLWLIPTAEVPLTNLYREEILAAEDLPIYHCAYTPCFRREAGSYGRDMRGLIRLHQFNKVELVKFVHPSSSFDELEKLVENAAAILQALRLPYRVINLCSGDLGFSSTKTYDLEVWLPSSGKYREISSCSNMVDFQARRADIRFKEAGKKGTQFVHTLNGSGLAVGRTMAAILENYQQPDGRVLIPEVLQPFLGREVL
- a CDS encoding DUF3611 family protein — its product is MSPNPEAPSSSNLRTIAQTFRLTGWISFWIQLVLGVISGIIVLLFAIFSQRAGSPNNNPGTGFGVFLAVCGLVILGAGIYLAYRYTRIGNQLLSSNPSNRPRKAETIQILRMGLWINLGGTLVTLLGAQAIVGTLVARSISPQAITTQLFDPTRIISGLDMLVVQANTNTVSAHFAGLVASLWLINRINRP
- a CDS encoding PadR family transcriptional regulator; translation: MKLEDIYQFFENPPPTYLCQELAICYILYVLLQGESYGTELIQQLETEHPTYRLSDTVLYSAIKFLEDNRAINGYWKKLEGRGRPRRMYQVSPEWQVQAQDLAQLWQNYIGGGQINK